TTAGGACATCTGTTAcgaagtattcccacgcataaaaAAGAGTCATATGTGATCGTATCCCAATGTAAACAAGGTTTGGAGTTATGTTTTGTCAAATAATCTGTTTGGGATTATTGTGGTTAATTTGCAGTACAAATTATTTATAACCATGTTCAACCCCCCCGACAATCCTTTCAAGGGAAAACCGGCCCATGACTGAATGTAATTGGGACCCCTATTCTATGCTGTCAACAGCTATTACATCTAGATAATGCaacaatatacactatatatacaaaattatgtggacatcccttcaaattagttgatttggctatttcggccacacccgttgctgacaggtgtgtaaaatcgagcacacagccatgcaatattcatatgtaagtgctgttattgtgatgtggaaacgCGTAGACGCAACAACAGGTCAGTTGCAAAGTCGTAGGCCACAATCTCACAGAACGGGgatgccgagtgctgaagcgcgtaatgCGTAAAAATCGGGTTGTAACACTCTCCCCtgagttccaaattgcctctggaagcaacgtttgCACACGAACTGttagttgggagcttcatgaaatgggtttccatggcataGCAGCCTCACAcacaagatcaccatgcgcaatgccaagtgtcggctggagtggtgtaaagctcgcctccattggactctggagcagtggaaacacattctctggagtgataaatcacgcttcaccatccgGCAGTCTgaaggacaaatctgggtttggtggatgccaggaaaacgctacctgccccaatgcatagtgccaattgtaaagtttggtggaggaggaataatggtctaggggtgtttttcatggttcatgcTCTttaagttccagtgaaggaaaatcttaatgctacagcatacaatgacattctagacgattctgtgcttccaactttgtggcaactgtttgagaaaggccctttcctgtttcagcatgacgatGCCCCGTGCACATAAAACAAacaaagtccatacagaaatggattctcaagatcggtgtggaagaacttgactggcttgcacagagccctgacatcaacccaatcaaacacctttgggatgaactgtaacgcagactgcgagccagacctctctaatgctcttgtggctgaatggaagcaagtccccgcaacatcgagtggaaaaccttcccagaagagaggctgttatagcagcaaaggggggaccaactccatattaatgcacatgattttggaattagatgttcgacaagcaggtgtccacgtacttttggtcatgtgtaTTGCATCTGTTTTCAATGACCAAATTGGAAACGTTTTGGACTGACTCATTCTGAAGTGTTCAACTGACAAATTAAAGGAACTATTTTCTATTAAAAACTGGAAAGAAATATTAACTGGAAAGAAATATAAATATAAGATATTAAACCTAGGTTAGTTCAATTTTGTTGGTGTCATACAATATATTAAGAACCACTTGACACGCCTACAGTACAAATATCATAATTGTACGGTTTAGTTCGCCACTCCCCCCTTTTCATGCTGAATGGAACATCCTGAAGTGGTCCAGTCTCCCGCTAGTCTAGGGTAGGCGTTTCGTGCAACTGAACTGACAACAGTACAAGGTTTACGGTACACTCACTGTCGTTTCAAGTTGTCAAGTACAGTAATAATACACGCCAGTGACATAAATGAAGTACCAGTGTTTTTACCTATTATTGCAGGGATCACTTAAAGTTTGTTTCATTCACTTTTCTCCAACTTATCTTGAGGAAAGACAAACGTGGCTTGGAATATAGCAGGACTCCATCTTTTGGGAATGCTTCCTCGTTTCTGTAAAGTATGTTTTTCTATTTTCTTTTCCACTAATTAAAACTTCCTCATGGGTAAAAGGTGGGTGTTGTACACCCACAGCAAAACAATTTAAGGGTGTGTTTCCCGAGACAAGCGTCTACTGCTTTTTCAAGTCCACTGCTGCTAAATACTGTTTCCCAACAAACGGATTACTTTCAGTAACCTAGAACTTTCACTAAAAATTCAATTCATCATCTTCATGAAATGTAGTATTGTTTCTAGGCTTGTCATATACAGTAGGCTGCTTGATCTTCATGCATTATTCATAGAGGCTTTCACGCGGAATACAATGAATTAAACCAGCTGAACTGTTCACACCATATTATCCCCTTTATTCATAAACCCAGTGTATGTCTTGAACCTGTGGGGAAAGTCAGCCCTCTATTTAAACTTTTATGGTCATGGAGGTACCCAAGTAATTACAATTGGTAGCAAATCTGAATCTATTGATTAGAAATCCCAAATATAATTTGTGATGTTCACTTCAATTTACATTTCAAATAAGTTAATGTAATTTATCTTTACAGGACAGGAGAGCAGAGTGAAAATATATTAATTCCCCACAAAAGTCAtgttgtactggactgtactgccTGATTGGAAAGTATTGTTGTTGGTGACTCTTCTATGGGACTGCTGCTTCTGTGCTGAGGAACTGAAGCCCACAAGATGGCCACTGTATCCCCAAAAGCCTCTGGTCCTGGCCTGGAATGCCCCGACGGAGGACTGCGGCCCGCGGCACGGTATCCATTTTCAGCTGGAGCAGTTCCAGATTGTGGCGTCGCCCAACGAGGGCTTTGTCCGCCAGAACCTCACCATATTTTACAAGGACCGCTTAGGGTTGTACCCCTACTATGATGAGCCTGATGGTACAGCCATGAACGGTGGGCTCCCGCAGATTGCCAGTCTCACTCAGCATCTGGAGAAGATGCCGGAGGGCATTCAGAATTACATACGTGAACCAGGGGCCAAGGGACTGGCAGTTATTGACTGGGAGGAATGGAGACCACTGTGGATCCGCAACTGGGACTTCAAGGATGTGTACCGCAGACAGTCACGCCAGCTGGTGGCTGAGAAGAACCTAGCTTGGCCCGCAGAGCGTGTGGCTAAGGTGGCCCAGCAGGAGTTTGAGATGTCGGCCCGGAAGTTCATGCTGGAGACCCTGAGGCTGGCCAAGAGCCTGCGGCCCAACCAGCTGTGGGGGTTCTACCTATTCCCAGACTGCTATAACCACGACTACAGGATCACTCTGGAGAACTACACAGGCCGCTGCCCTGACGTGGAGGTGGCCCGGAATGAAATGCTCAAATGGCTGTGGACTGAGAGTACAGCCCTCTTCCCTTCCGTCTACATGAGCACAGTGCTACGTTCTTCGCCCTCTGGGCGCCAGTTTGTCCGGAACCGGGTGAAGGAGGGGATGCGTCTGGCATCAGGGGGAGACGGGCTGGCACGTCCTGTCTTTGTGTATGCCCGGCCCACCTACGCCAACGTATTGGACCTGCTGACAGAGGTGAGGGGCTGTTTCACTGACAGTCACATAGTACTAACCAGGAGCACTTATCCTACCTAGACCTTTAAATAATATAGTTTTTTGTAAGTCTTTGTATGTTTATTGGGTTGAGACAGATGGAGGTGAAAGGTatgagagagaggttgtggaAAGAGCACTGTAACAGATTCAAATCCATTCTGGCTGCAGAACATCATACATGTCCTCCAGAGGCAGTGGCTTAGACAGATAGGCCACCCCAGGCCACCTACCTAGACCTTTTGATCAGACTGTTTACCATTGGACAGGAAATCCATCCTGTATATCATATTCCAGCTCAATTCAGTGAGAAAGTAGTCAAGGAGTTGGAAGAATAGTTTCTGTTAACCAATATCTACAGCCTATAAACCtaccctaatcctaccctaataGAATCTTCATCGGGATTTGAATGATGATTCCGATTCAGTTAATATTTTGAGGATTCAATGAGTTTTAGTTTGAAACCGTTTCATATTTTTTCTGAATACTCCCTCTTtaaaatctatttaatcaatgGGTGTGATTTCTAACTGCTCTTTtgtggggtgtgtctgtgtgtgctggtTTGATTGACCCTGATTCACAGACAGATTTCTCTCTGTCCTTATCTGTGGCTGCAACCCTTTCCTGCGCTATCAGCAGTCACTCCAATACTACCActcttttgtatgtgtgtgagcagGATGGGTGTTGGACATGTTACTCGCTAACACTCCATAGTGCATTTCCTTAGGGGGCATGAGCAGATAAGAGGTGGTCATACACAAGGTCTATAGGGTCCAGTTACCTCTCGCCCCCTCTCACGCTCAACAATACTAAGTGCATGTGGTTAATTCTGGTTCTATTTCCACTGGCTGATTTGTGATGACTGTGCACGGTGTGCTTTTTGTGACAAATCTGTACTCCTATAGTCAAGATTTGTAATGATTTCATCTCTCTGCAGACGGACCTGGTCTCCACCATTGGGGAGAGTGTGGCTCTTGGGGCCGCAGGCATCATCCTCTGGGGAGACCATGCTTATGCAGGCAGCAAGGCAAGTGTCCACACAATGACATCGCTACGAATCACTGAATGACCAAATCACAGGACCTCTGACTGCTTGTCACAATATCATAGTCAATCATGTCACACACTTGATGATCAGCTGATTATGAGTTGTGTTTTTGTAGCAGCCCCTCTTCCTATGCTTTTTGTTATTATGATGTGAAATGGTTTGTAGTGGACTGTAAGCTTCATTTAAATTGGAGAGACGCAGGAACAACATCAATCTTtcaactctgtgtgtgtttttctctttCCAGACCAGTTGCTTCAGTCTGAATGAGTACCTACAGGGTCCGCTGGGCCGGTACCTGCTCAATGTCTCCACGGCAGCAGAGCTGTGCAGCCAGAGGCTGTGCGGTTCCCAAGGACGCTGCCTGCGCAGACACCCTGACACTAACGCCTACCTGCACCTCAGCCCCCTCACCCACAACATAGTCAGCCTGGAAAATGGC
This is a stretch of genomic DNA from Oncorhynchus clarkii lewisi isolate Uvic-CL-2024 chromosome 17, UVic_Ocla_1.0, whole genome shotgun sequence. It encodes these proteins:
- the LOC139371318 gene encoding hyaluronidase-2-like, which produces MLYWTVLPDWKVLLLVTLLWDCCFCAEELKPTRWPLYPQKPLVLAWNAPTEDCGPRHGIHFQLEQFQIVASPNEGFVRQNLTIFYKDRLGLYPYYDEPDGTAMNGGLPQIASLTQHLEKMPEGIQNYIREPGAKGLAVIDWEEWRPLWIRNWDFKDVYRRQSRQLVAEKNLAWPAERVAKVAQQEFEMSARKFMLETLRLAKSLRPNQLWGFYLFPDCYNHDYRITLENYTGRCPDVEVARNEMLKWLWTESTALFPSVYMSTVLRSSPSGRQFVRNRVKEGMRLASGGDGLARPVFVYARPTYANVLDLLTETDLVSTIGESVALGAAGIILWGDHAYAGSKTSCFSLNEYLQGPLGRYLLNVSTAAELCSQRLCGSQGRCLRRHPDTNAYLHLSPLTHNIVSLENGKFKVQTLGQLGEEEIMGFQREFQCQCYSGYQGEGCGQRDPLQQRGIAPSVMGTWVHCLLLLLLTLLL